From a single Gimesia fumaroli genomic region:
- a CDS encoding Maf family protein, which yields MKLILASTSSYRAEQLKRLGLNFETRDPQVDEALFKQAGFTPETLAEVLALEKAKQVAGQNPEAIVIGGDQLVSFENTILGKPGSEQAAIDQLMSMQGKSHTLITAIAVTGPEFIETHINQTTLTMRQLDKDAIKRYVQFDQPLDCAGAYKLESQGITLFEEIQSTDHSAITGIPLIALTTLLIKAGVTLP from the coding sequence ATGAAACTCATCCTGGCCAGCACATCATCCTATCGTGCCGAACAATTGAAGCGGCTGGGGCTTAATTTCGAAACACGCGACCCACAAGTGGACGAGGCGCTGTTTAAGCAGGCCGGCTTTACTCCCGAGACACTCGCCGAGGTACTGGCACTGGAAAAAGCCAAACAGGTCGCTGGGCAGAACCCCGAGGCAATCGTAATCGGAGGAGACCAACTGGTCTCGTTTGAAAATACGATCCTGGGCAAACCAGGCTCAGAACAGGCGGCGATTGACCAGTTGATGTCAATGCAAGGCAAATCCCATACACTGATTACGGCCATTGCAGTCACCGGACCTGAATTCATCGAAACACACATCAACCAGACGACTCTTACAATGCGGCAACTGGACAAGGACGCCATCAAACGGTATGTCCAATTCGATCAGCCCCTTGACTGTGCGGGGGCATACAAACTGGAAAGTCAGGGAATCACACTGTTTGAAGAAATCCAGTCAACCGATCACTCCGCTATCACCGGCATTCCTCTCATCGCCTTGACCACACTCTTGATCAAAGCGGGAGTGACTCTCCCCTGA
- the truB gene encoding tRNA pseudouridine(55) synthase TruB, with amino-acid sequence MSSKETATGLNLSGLLNLHKPPEVTSRQVVNQIQKRIKPVKVGHAGTLDPLATGILVVCLGSATRLIRFVQDQPKEYVGEFILGKRSDTDDITGNVVDTPDCPPITREQLERCLPTFLGHIDQVPPQYSAVHINGQRAYDLARQGKEFEIQPRTVEVYEIELTAFQFPQFQLRIVCGSGTYIRSIGRDLGEQLGTGATMSSLVRTRIGQFGLDTAMKLDEELSLESITQHLQPAALAVTNLPQYQCNERELMFLSQGRKLKCTPEHFPDTSQITEIAVISQEGALAAIAEWDQSLHQLSPRQVYYQQSN; translated from the coding sequence ATGAGTTCCAAAGAAACTGCAACGGGCCTTAATTTATCCGGCTTGCTGAATCTCCATAAACCACCCGAGGTTACTTCACGCCAGGTGGTGAATCAGATCCAGAAACGGATCAAACCAGTGAAAGTCGGACACGCTGGTACACTGGATCCTCTGGCGACAGGCATATTGGTAGTCTGCCTTGGATCGGCAACGCGGCTGATTCGTTTTGTGCAGGATCAACCCAAAGAATACGTCGGCGAATTCATCCTGGGGAAACGAAGCGACACGGATGATATCACCGGAAATGTGGTCGATACCCCCGACTGCCCGCCTATCACTCGCGAGCAACTGGAGCGTTGCTTGCCGACCTTCCTGGGTCACATTGATCAGGTCCCCCCGCAATATTCGGCGGTCCACATCAACGGGCAGCGGGCCTATGACCTGGCGCGACAGGGTAAAGAATTTGAAATTCAACCAAGAACAGTGGAAGTCTACGAAATCGAATTAACGGCATTTCAATTTCCTCAATTTCAATTGCGGATTGTCTGCGGTTCGGGAACCTACATCCGGTCCATAGGGCGCGATCTGGGAGAGCAATTAGGAACGGGTGCAACAATGTCATCACTGGTTCGGACACGGATTGGACAGTTCGGTCTGGATACCGCAATGAAGCTGGATGAAGAACTCTCACTCGAATCGATTACTCAACACCTGCAACCAGCAGCATTAGCCGTCACAAATCTGCCGCAGTATCAGTGCAATGAACGGGAACTCATGTTTCTCAGCCAGGGACGCAAGCTCAAATGCACCCCGGAACATTTTCCTGATACCAGTCAAATTACTGAAATTGCGGTGATCTCTCAGGAAGGCGCACTCGCTGCCATCGCCGAGTGGGATCAATCGCTCCATCAACTGTCACCGAGACAGGTCTATTATCAACAATCTAATTAA
- a CDS encoding RNA polymerase sigma factor encodes MEDQHLIQLVTAAQNGDRDAFGSLVVQFESTVFAIVMKRLRNHAEASEVTQDVFIQAMRKLSQLNAPERFGGWLRQIAVRMSINRAVRRPNECIQSPDTFIVLDDDPETPLDKILESERATELRGGLEQLGEVDRETLISFYFKGQSLKEMSHEFDRPIGTIKRRLHTARNRLREALLDLQSV; translated from the coding sequence ATGGAAGATCAGCACTTAATTCAATTAGTTACTGCCGCTCAGAACGGAGACCGGGACGCATTTGGTTCACTTGTTGTTCAATTTGAATCGACAGTCTTTGCCATCGTGATGAAGCGATTGCGAAATCATGCTGAGGCCAGTGAAGTAACGCAGGATGTTTTCATTCAGGCGATGCGTAAACTGTCTCAGCTGAACGCTCCAGAGCGATTCGGTGGATGGTTGCGACAGATCGCAGTTCGGATGTCAATCAATCGAGCTGTTCGTCGGCCTAACGAGTGCATTCAGAGCCCTGATACATTCATCGTCCTGGACGATGATCCAGAAACTCCTTTGGACAAAATTCTGGAAAGTGAACGGGCAACTGAATTACGCGGTGGTCTGGAACAGCTGGGCGAAGTCGACCGTGAAACGTTGATCTCATTTTATTTCAAAGGACAGTCTTTGAAAGAAATGAGTCACGAATTTGATCGTCCTATTGGTACGATCAAGCGTCGTCTGCACACCGCACGAAACCGTCTGCGGGAAGCTCTGCTGGACTTACAGTCCGTCTGA